From Cucumis melo cultivar AY chromosome 3, USDA_Cmelo_AY_1.0, whole genome shotgun sequence:
ctctctctctctcttccttttCCTTTGCTTTAAATTCTCTTTTCTCATccattattattctttttctatATAATAACTCTAAACCAAAGTAATTATACtattatatatttgtttaattcataattattacaaaacagagagatgtttgaattttaaGGTTGAATTTTGTATTATAAATTCCTACGGATTGAATAATATTTTTGGGTATATCTTTTCCTTGTAGATCAGTAGGAAGTCATATAATAGTTGGCCAAATTCATTGTAAAATTTAATTACAATTGCCACCTTTTTCACAGTTGCAAATTATTGTGTATTTAATTCAATAATGCACTCGTTTCTTCATCCAAACAAAGGAAACAATTATTGGAATTATAGAGGTTGGCGGTATTAACTTCTCATTACATATAAATAAAGGTATATATATTTTCgtagatttctttttcttttatatatatatacgtaccaatattattttgaattatGTATTTTATGCATAATGGGTGGTAAATATGAATTAAATGACTGTACGTACAATcatgtatacatatatatatatatatatatatggattcCCAATTACTAAATTGAATTACACCTTTATGcagaataataacaataatagtaagtaataaataacaattaaattaaagtaTGATGCTAAGGGCAAGGATATTTTCACTTCTCAGTGAAAAAGATGAAGCAATTATAAAAATTGCCAAGGAAAGGCAGTATCAatgcaaaacaaaacaaaaaattttaagtatagaaaaagaatatatataaacCCGTCCTATAAGTTGATGGTTTTGGTCATGTGATGTCTGTATATATGTGTATGAGATGGCCTATTTACAACCTTTTAGATCTGATCAATGACCATTATTAATGAAAAATCAATAGGTACGCAAAAAGTTATTAGTAAAGCTACGAAACGTTATAATCTAATTTGGCCACCTTCCTAATGAAATGTTAGTACGTATAAGTATTAATTATACCTCTACTCAAaagtttttctaaaagaaagtaTTCATTATTAATCCTACTCACAATAATGCaatctaattaatttttttcaattattaatattccttactattttaaattttaaaatttaaattcatctatttcaatccatataatttTCAGAGTatcaaaatataatatttatactTTAAAACAAAGCTCTCAAATTTAGTCtctattaattatttttcataatctttttatgaaaaagaaaattgactTCTCTATGAACTttccaacaaaagaaaaatattactatgcagtgcatttttttctataaaattaaCTTTGGAACgaataatcaaaattaatttaaaattttattaaaattataaagaCTGAGTTTGCATTTTGGACAATAAACAAATcctataatatatattaaaaaatgtacctattttaaatttatttaattttaataattttaatcataccatatacttatttaaaaggaaataaaaGGAAAGAATTCTATTATTTAGTCTCAACAACATATAACATATTACCAaatctttcttttaaatataactaacctacctcaaaaaataaaataaaataaaataaaatgtaaaggAGTATAACAAAATAATCCAAAATTATCAAGAGCTTAGTTCAAATAAAATAACTCATGATTAAGAGATATATATAGTTCAAAATCCTCCACTTTCACCCATCATTTGTACTAAGAAAACAGACAATTAAAAGTTGGTCGCGTATGGACTTATATGTCCAAAGGAGGAGGTGCATTATCACCCTATACCATTGTGAATATATAGAggataattgaaaaaaaatataaaaagctAAGAGTCAGTTTTgagaatttaatttatttatttttatgtatTTTGATTGATAAACTAATTATAGATTGGATGGGTTTATAAATAACTGTGAAAGTTAATTCTTTAACAAgtaaaattaaactaattataaaTGTTTACTTAACACTCTATTAAGGTTCTTCTTCGTATTATTGTATAACAATAAGTTAAATGTAAAGCTAAAATAAATGCAACAAGACCAATTTACCAACACATGGTTGGATGAAATATAAGAACCATATAGTTATTTTtatgatttgtttttttaaaagatgaAATCTTTTAAAGATATTATAGATATCCACTTATAATTGGTATGGCATTTGTTTGTCATTCCTTTTAGATACAACATAATGTTTCAAATTAAATGTTTGTGTCTGAATTCAATTAGAATTATtaaatgtgtgtgtgtgtggtggATATTATATTACATCTTTTAAATTATGGTCACTAGTCCAATTCCTTCCCCGTTAGAAAAATTAACTACAATATATCAATCTAATCTAATTTTCAACCTCCAAATCTaactatatatatgtgtgcGCCAGAGAATTGCATATTTTACAAAACAATTAGAAGAGACCAACCTTCATATTTTCACAAACTTTGATTTGTATGacttaaaaagataaataattcgttattcttatttcttttatatatatatatatatgtaagtTGCTAGAAAGTACATTTGTTAAAGTGTAGAATGCAGGGGAAAAGCTGAAGCATTGTCTCCTTGGAAGGAATCAGgtgttatattatataaaatggAGATTTTTGGTTTgcagagaaaaagaaaagaaaagaaaaaaaggatttATGGTAGCCTACAGCTACAGGGTGCAACAAATAAagtacataatatatatatatatatatatatatatatatatatatatatagagagagagagagagagagagagagagagagagagagagatatgtTATATATgttgaagttaaaaagaaagtGATATGAATCTTGTATGCCTTTAAATGCCCTTTCTGCATATCCAATCCAGTATATAATTATGGAACCCGTGTATGAATATTTtcctttaataataataatgcaaaCATTGAATTCTCACACATGCAAAAACTTCCTTttagatatttaaaaaattcatttgaagtatataaaaaaatgtatttgatgAGATAGGGAGCaataacttaaaaataaaaggtTTAGGGTTGGAGAACGACAAAGGGTACGAAGATATATTTAGGGAATTGTAAATAGTAGTAATGGAGATTGGAGGTGGCGATGTATTATTGATGAATCCCCATGCAATGGCAATCCACCAACTTGGTCCTACTCCTACCACCTTTTATCTATTGCTTTTAATTCTTCTCTTTCCTCccttttaattttattcaatgttacatttaataattaattacatttttatttatataaccATTACTGCATTTAATATTTTCCCTTTatatcttttttcttatattaataatatttatgtttaataaaatctgaaataaatGGGAACATCCCAACACCAAATTCTCAATACTACccaatttctttctctttaaaCACCCCCCACTCTCCTATCTGTCTCCATTcattttcctttccttttaattcaatttaataattattgccTCACTTCTATATTCTCCAACTCtttgtatataatatatatatatatatatatatccagtTTTTACACTTGATTCAAGCTTGACCAATTCAACCTAATCGAATCCATTTTATGGGGATCGCAAATTTGCAAATCAGTTGGCATACTAATTAACCTGCAGCTTGTTTAGGCCATGGACTTGGACTGACGCAATGGACTTTGTGTTGTGCATGGATTGATCATTTTACCGTGTGATGACTTAGTTTCAAGATTTATATTCTTTTAGTTAGCACTAATTGATAATTAGGGCTGCTCTCAACCTAAAAATGATTCCTAATTTCGAGTTATTATGATTTTTATATTAGTGCGTTTTtctaatatttgtcttttatatttaataaaaaaaattcttaattcTAAACGGTAGCTCTCAATTTGAGACATATATCATTAATCTATTCGTCATCTATACACAAAAATGTAATTAAATTCAGGGTCATATTCGTCTTGAACATAGAATCTATCACGATTTGATATGTATTAGAATGAATAATTTTGACGTTCGATGAATGTATATATATAGCATTTTTGTGATAAAGcatgattttaaaattaaaaatcattCAAGCACataattaaaagtaaaaaaacgTACCGACTAAAttgtaaaagataaaagaaatagaaaaagtaAGAACTAAAATTATTGTAGCTTTAATTAATCCTTAATCTTTCATGCAACACGATTAAACTCAAATAAAAGCTTTGACGTCAAAATTAAGAGAATTCGAATAAAGCTAATTTGAGTCTAAAGTATCTTTATTTTTGctaaatccttttttttttctttacacgtggtttaatttgattttaaatgttacatttgtttttcaagaaaaaaaatataacgcatctataaaaatattaataataaatacaaattttatttttaaatatagtaaaataaactaaactatAATAGTTCTtataggatgaatcgaaataaatcaaaatatacatttcaaaaataatgttttttttctctcaaactaATGATAAAATAGAGTAGCCATACAAAATATACAAAACAAGGGTTTAAGTTGAAAATaacgtaaaaaaaataaagagtttttgaaataaaaataagaataaaaattgTAAGTTTGAAATCTAATATTATCCTACAATTTAATTTGCAACTTAAATTTTGAACGAGATggaaatattttcatttgagAATGAAAATTTGATGTCAAGTTGTATAACTGGGCACCACTTAATTTAATTGTATAGGAGTTATACATGACTTGGCCACCTATTTTTTACGATACATTTACAACAATCTTATTTTTACGATAATTATCTAAatagcattattattattttttttaaaaaaatgaatattgGAAAATGGAGAATTTGAAAATAGTCTACATCGCCTATTGATCTTATAGAGCAAAAGACGCGTTGAAGACTTCCCAAAATTCATAGCCTGGAagaaataatgacatttaatttAAGAGAGAAACACACCACATTCACAAATCACAATTTATACCAAATCtcatccaattttaaaatttatacatacatcaaattttgaaactaaatcaaaatgaactcgaaataaaataaaagtagatgtgaaccaaaatgaatattttgaaaatgtgtCCCCctactttttatttcttatcCTATTTTGTTTGTTGTTTGCTGTAGGTTATCTCAAACTCTCAGAATTGACTTTGTACTTTTCTCAAGTACTTTTTAGATGAATAAGATGGTTCTGGTTTGGGTATAGATTGAGGATGTTAACAAAGTGTTAATCTATTTGAGATATTCCAAGGATCTATGATCTATTTGTGATTTTGTctaaaaaataatgtaaaagAACAACAATAAGgaaagaaattatatatataaaactaataaaatggTTTTAGAAACGATTTAATcctatatatatacttttttataatttagtcaTTATGATTTAAAAAGTCACAAATTTTTCGATGATGAAAGACTATTTAAAAAGATACCCAAACTTacccttttttcctttttttttttttttttatcatgagTTGGATTACTCACTACTTGTATTAACTTAAAACCAAGTAGGTAGTAAGtaataaatcataaaataagaaataatagagagaagaagaaagaggatgaTACTGAAATATAAAGATATGGGTTAACGAGTTTGGATTTTTCTTATCCTCGTGTAAATATATTCGTGAATGGTCAAAATCATACATGTAAATGTATGTTCTAATCATGAATGCATGACTTCCTCCACCCATTTATCtcataaattaataaattcccGTCTATGCATTTATGTTATGTGATGAATCTTCAATATTTGTAGGCTTAGATTTGGCTCCACCATCCTAACATACATACAAAACCCATCGTCCTAGTTGGGCTGGGCTATATGATATAATGGTCTTACACATCTCCACAACTTAACATCCCCTTCCTTGTCTCTCCAGATGATCCTTCATTTTAATTAGAGAACTTTGTTGGATTTATAGATCCCGAGTTCAGTTTTCTTTACATTATTTAATCTCCATATCATAGTGCAAGTACCTTTAAGTTACTTGTTTTTGTTGCTTCATGTCgtaatatatatttgtataCTACTTTTTTGTGTGGTTTGATAACTATAACAACGTGGATTAGTAAAATGTGAAGAGAAGAAGTCCTTATAAAAATTACAAGTGTGTTTCATTTTTGTGATGTTAAGGAAGGACTGAATCCAAATATAGATTGATTTTGGTTTATATTTCCCTTTACTGTTTGGATTAGTTTTGTGTTTATTTTCTGGCTTGGTGTAGACACAGAGAGGCCATGCATGTCTCTTTCCAACAGAAATCCCCATTTGTGTGGAAGCCAAACCCAAACCCTTCATCCCATTcaaatatctattatttatttatttattaatttattcttgTTCGTCTGCGTTTTAAAAGattgcaattaattaaattcTACTTTGATCCCATGCACATGCACCACCCGCATTCATTCTCCATTTTGTCTGGTTGGATGATTTTATTTCAAATCTTGAATAAATTTATTTCAGATACTGATATACCATGTCCAGTTGATTAAGATTCCAAAAAGCTATCACCCCACCATGGGATATGGACCCTCTCTTGTGTGTTTCAGCTTCTCCAGCCGCAGCAATGACTTAAGAAAAACTAATAACAAACAAAACATGGTTTAGATGtaattaagattaaattacTGTTTCAGAGACTGCATTTAATTAAGGAAGCTTACTCATTGGTCTCTACCGCAGCTTTAATCTCCGAGTCCAACCTTGAAAATCTTTTGGTGCCGAAAGTCctggagaaaagaaaagaaaagaaaagaaaaaaaaggctcAATTACAAACAGAGAATAAACTTTGAATGAGTACAGAAAGAATTTTGGAAATTGGAAAGATGTTTATTTGTTTCTTCCCCAGTTACACAAAACCGACAGCATGCTAGAAAAAAAGTCGCACTTTTGCTCATAAGAAAGTAGGTTTAAAGACGGCGGGGGAAATTGTTACAAAAAGCAAATTTGCTGGAAGATTCAAGACGCACGAAACCAACTCAACTCACCACAGCATTCAGTTGGAATCCATTACCCAAATTGAACTAAAAATTCATTAAATGGAAACGCAATCAAATTAGAAAAGCAGCAATATACAAGGCAATTACATTGTATTGGCATCTCTTTTTGAGTACTTCTAATtttaattctctttttttttgtaaataatatGTATAGCTCAAGTGGTTTGGTATTGGGTTTGACAAATCCGGTTGTTCTTCTGTTGGAAGAGTTGGTGTTATTCCCAGCTGTTACCACTGTGAAGGAACATGTGACTAGAAGCACAACTTCCCTGAATATTATATACACCAAAAGGAACCGAAGATGCAGATCTCTCCAAGTAGGAAGCATTTGGTGGTGACATCCGACGAAAACAACGGTGAGCCACCGAGGAGGAGAAGGAAGTCATTGAAGAAGGAGGCGATATTCTTTTGCCATATTTGGGAGGCGAAAGGAACGCTCTGATCTTCAACGACGAGGAAGGGGAAGCCGCTCGATCGTATTCCTCGATGAGATTCGCGAGATCTTCATCGGAGGTAACGGAAACTAGAGCATCGAGGTCTTCTCTAGGCAACTGGCAACGGAAGGTCACAGAAATTGAGGTTCCGCAGAGCTCCCCGAACTTCAACAGCAGTTCTGTTGTAAAGCACGCAGAAATTtgagagttaaaaaaaaaaaaaaaatcaaatctaatgaatggggtgggggggggggggggggatagAATGGTAGTGGGAGGGTAGAAAGCGGTTACCAGAGAAGGAAATGGAGCGGTTGACAGAAAGAAGGCGAGTTTCGCCACCGTGATAACGGAGTTTGCCGTCGGGATAACGAGGGAGGATCTTGCCGCCGTAGCTGCAGAGGAACTTGATGGTGGGAGTAGGTCTGAAGGTGAGTGCGTTGCGGTGGAGGGGAGGTCTGCCCATGTGTCGTCGTCGTATCACCGATAAAATTGTTTTTGAGTATTCAAATTGAAGATAAGAGAGGAGAGGGTTTGTGGCGTTTGGGTTACCCACTTGctcttgcccttgcccttgcccttgcttCTTCTTCCTCAACCCAATCCATCGAACACGCTTTCCCTTATTTATAATACAATTGTTTCTATTTTTGTGAAATTATGTATCTCCCTCATCTCGACCttaaaccttaattaattaatttaaacccaATTTATGAAATATAAGCAAGCCGCTCAAATTGTTCCACGTCCGTCTCCCCACCCATATATACCTATTAACCAAATTAACTTTGATGCGACATTCCAGTTTACGATAACATCAATATTTTTGTGGGTGTGACAAAGACAATAATACTGTGTCGCATTTGCTTTCTAATTTTGCTTCTTAATATTATccgttcatttttttttattaagtaaaaaaaaaaaaaaaaaaagataagataaaaaggaaatccGAATAAAAATTAATGTGTGTTTGGTGAATTGTGATTAAAAATAAAAGCAGTAAAATGGTGCGTAATACTGTCTGGACAAGAGAAAAGAGGGTGGAGGGAGAGGAGCcaagtaaaaagaaaaggaagatgaGATACCATAACCATATCATGTGCATCAATTTTGATCCAGAGATTTTATTTTCTGATATATATGTAACTTTCATGCATACCATCATATTTAGTTTAGTTAAACCCAtactattaaataatatatatatatatatatatatatatatatataaaagaaaagaaaagaaaagaaaaagaggaggGGATATTCATTCATAGTTGAAAGAGGAGGTGTTCCGCATCAACATCGGCAACAGTTATGGGATGGTGCCCACCTACACGTCGGCTGTCATCACGACGGGTCCTATTCACATATAAgcctttcctttccctttttttttttcctttttctttttcatattgtATTGAGGAGGGTGGATTGGATTGGGACTTTGAAATGGTTGTAGCACGCGGAGACATATGATTGGGTATACCCCTTTAAGGTCTCAATCCCATCAATTACCAACATTTATTAATGAAAGGGTGATATTTTTGTGGGGTGGTGGAGGGGGCGAAACCTCTTGTTCCCTAAACAACCAGGTTCCTTAACGAATATATATAAGCAGAGATTGTTGTTACAGTATAACCAAGCTAAGGAGGAAGTGTCTACTATATATGATTATTTATCTGTTTAACAAATGAGTCCTATAACAAAATGATCTAGTTAATTAGGGTTTTAATTACGCTTTTGGGTACGTAACAATGTGATGGGTGCATGATCAAGTGGTTGGGGTCCCCTATGTTGCTGCCATGTGCATTTCTGGATCACTCTAAACAAAACCAAGAAAAGAGAAACCCATCGGGAGGGGAGATTCCAAAAAGCACGTAGTTTTCATATAtttcatcaaaaaaaaaataaaaaaaaaataaagaaagaaaggaagacgACATATCATCATCgcccttttttcttcttatccAGAATTTGGTTGCACTTTCCCTACTTAATTACTTTGATTTTGATACCCAACTTCCATTCAAGCTTTTCTAATGCCTTTTCtttgttaaagaaaaaaacattgAATTGTCTCTCTTATCTTCTCATAtacccttttcttcttttccaattTTTATCGTCAAGATATTTTTAACAAATCTATTCTAACTTATCATCACTTTTTAGAACAATCGGATATTTTCCACTTTCAAGTCAAGCTCCTATcactttgtttttctttgtctCTCTCTCGCTGCCTATTGTTAGTTACGttgattctttctttttaagaaaaccCTTTTACTTGCTATCCCCCTTTCCAAGTTCTTAGCTTTCTTCTCATTTATGTTGgtttctaactaatactaatttaattttaaccagaaaattaaagatatatttaatttaaaaagaagtAACTAAAAGTAAATAACATAATATAGAGTGTGcgaaaatttaaattgtaatCAACCCTTTCTTTTTTGAGTTGAACATGTAGGGTGTGGGAGGGATTTGGGAGGTGTTGCTTCTAAGTTAGTGAGTTAAAACTAGGTTCGATTTCTCTAAAATGTACATTATTTAGATGATTAAGATACTTTATAAATATACCTTGTACTATAACTTCAACCTAAGTGGCCCTACCTGTATTTATTCAACTAAAAGATATTCTTATTCGTGAGTTTTGAATTTCATCTTATTTGGATCTGTACTGATAAACATTGGACATAAGAATTAAAAACGTAAACTCAATCTTATTTGATCTTTATTGTAGAGGTAAATTAAATGGAAATCCTCATAGGAAAACCAAAATTACAGAggataatatatattattaattctgTGTGTACAGTACAGTACTAGGTAGACGATGAAGAGATAAATGGAATTGCCTGAAAAGCTTATTAATTATCGCAAGCTTAGTAAGATTTGTTAAAGGAATAATTAGAGAAGAAGATCAGAAATTGTGGGAGTGTCATGGAGAAAGCTCTTGTATAGAAGTAAGGCCAGGTTCCCAGGCATTGGCAGAGCAGGGCTTTGGCTTTGGCTTTGGCTTTGCTTTTGGCTTTGCTTTGGCCAATGGCACCAAATTCCGAGGCTTCCTCGAACCTCGGTCAGATCCATTCATAGCAGACGAGGAAGAGCGTTTGTTTTTGTTGGCATAAAATTCTCTTGCAGAATAGAAGGAAAAATCCTCTTGATCCATGGATTCTTGAGTATGGCCGTCGTGATCTATATTAGCTTCGGAATCGGCGGTGTTGATTTGTTGGTTGATACCAATAGTATTATTTGGGGGGATTATGAATCTAATGGCGGCGGTGTTGTTGTTACTATGCTTTTTCATGAGCTTGTCAATTGTCGAAAGAGGAATTACGTAGTATTTGTGGCCAGGAAGAAGATATTCTTGAGGGTAAATGATGGACTGATGTGGTTGCTTGAATACTTGAGGGTGAGTGAGCCATTTGCCGGGGAGGGTTTGAAGGATTTTAGCGGCGAGAACAGCATTGGGATAATGGTCTACTTTGCCACCGGCATGGACAACTCTCACGAAAATGTGCTTGGAATTAATGGAGGATACGAATGAAGAAGGTGAATTATTctgattgttgttgttgttgttgtggcCATGATGCCTAGCTGCAGCTTCCTCCAATTCTCTGCTTTTGGATTCATCATTGACGACGTTGTTAACACAATCGGGTGACCCTAAATATGGCAAACAACTCCTTAACATATTACTGCTGAATTGAATGATAATACTGAATCCCCGATGATGGTGCCCCGTTTCTTGTGATGATGATCATCTTCTTATAAAATAAGGCGACAAAGCTGTGGTGATGGAAACGAGGTTCACCAATTATATATAGCGTACATTCCAATGTCAATTccacatttttttaaaagaaagattTATCTTATGAACGACACACAAGCGTAAGTATATGTTAATCCTTCATGATCCTTATTGGTTTGCTTTGCTTAGCTTAGCTTTGTTTGTCTGTCTGACACACAATGGATTTAGATTTATCATCTCACATTATTTAattcaaataaattaataaacttGTTCAAACCCTTTTAAGTTAAGGTTGGCTATATATCCTGATTTTACTTACATAGCGCCACGCCACCCCTAAATAACACCACCCTAGCAATTTAGAAGTCGTCTAAAAGAGGACCAAAGTAATTTGTTATGGTGGTTCAAATCTCTTGCACCTGGTCAAGATAATAACAAATAAGAAAACTTTTCCAGTTGGGGTCTATTTTGGATTTGTCTCATGGCTTTTGGTTCTTGGACTGTATAGACGGAAACAATCCATGAACTGCACTGCATGCATGCAAActaattttgaataaaaaaaagtttcGTTGTTGGATTGTGGTCCATTGCCTTTCCCTTTCCCATGTCTTTTGTTGTAGAGTTTGAACATCATTCTTCTTTTTGGACGTTAGAAAAATAGCTGCTGCATGGTGTTACCTTAATTCCTTCACTTCTTTCAAGTttcttataattttttagaTCATGCGTAACACTGTAAATAAGGAATGTAAAAGGCAATGGAATCTTTCTTGGACCCGCTAGCACGGACTCAATGTGTGAAGAAACACATGTTAAAGTAAGAGATCAATAattgtatatatgtatataaaagcAGCTGGAATAGCTCAGTTGGTTAGAGCGTGTGGCTGTTAACCACAAGGTCGGAGGTTCAAGCCCTCCTTCTAGCgaattgattttctttttcttttttttttttttttttttttgatattgAAGAAATAGCCAGTGAGGAATTAATTAAACTTAACTCAACAGAAACGGAAACTTGGAGGTTCCGTTGAGTTTCAATCCAAATCTGTACGTATGTAATTTGATTTACTTGTTTCACCAAGTTACTTCCTTGAAGGAAGGGAATTAGTATTATACCTGATGAGTAATAAATAGTAAGGTAATAATGAATA
This genomic window contains:
- the LOC107990717 gene encoding uncharacterized protein LOC107990717; protein product: MGRPPLHRNALTFRPTPTIKFLCSYGGKILPRYPDGKLRYHGGETRLLSVNRSISFSELLLKFGELCGTSISVTFRCQLPREDLDALVSVTSDEDLANLIEEYDRAASPSSSLKIRAFLSPPKYGKRISPPSSMTSFSSSVAHRCFRRMSPPNASYLERSASSVPFGVYNIQGSCASSHMFLHSGNSWE